The Felis catus isolate Fca126 chromosome C2, F.catus_Fca126_mat1.0, whole genome shotgun sequence genomic sequence acTTATGAGATgaggaaaatatattgataaTGTGTACTGTATGCATGTTCTCAGATCTCTGTCTTTATTGGCTGCCGAGTAGGTACCAGACCACGTGTTAAGTTATTTGATGTGCCTGTTCTCATTTTATCCCTGTGACCACCAACTAAATTTTAGTTGTCATTCCCTAACTTCATTCCCCAACAGATGCCCAGAGTGGTTAATTATGTTGTTCATGGGTGAATCAGACTTGATTTCAGGCCTAACTCATGCACATTGTGTTCAGAATAGCATAGTAGACTGTGACAaagaaactgatttaaaaattacgcttttttttcattatgacttttgccttttttttttttttaagtaggctttatgcctagcacagagcccaacgtggggcttgaactcatgaccctgagatcaagacctgagctgagatcaagaattggatgcttaactggctgagccacccagagcccctttCACTCTGACTTTTGAATTATTAGTCAATGATCTTACAGATATATGCTGGCAGTATTTCGTATTATGTTGTGTAGCAAATCCCATGATCCTTGGGATGTGTTACTGGGGTACTGGCATTGACTGACACAATGGTACACTCAACAAGCAGTTGCCTTCTGATCCCAGGATCTGTGTTAGCCACTGTAGTAATAAAACCTGACTGCAGGAGCTTATGGACGATCGGCTGTGACAATTTGCTGAGCTTCTTTGCCAATTactgtgtcaaatgctttatATTGTTATcttatttagggggaaaaataagcCGTGAGTACAGCCCGCTATTCAATAGGCATAGAAAGTGCTAATGTAAGAACTCAGACCAAGGCCCTCCATAGGGGTGTACGGGTATTTATAATGCAGGGCATTTGTTCAGAAGGAACAAGGAAGGGCTGGAATCAGGTCTGCCCTCTGCTTGCCAAGCTGGATGCCATCCCACATGATGGCCTTCAGCAGAGGAGGCACCCATGGGCCAGCAGCAGTCTGAGCACAGCTAAGGGAGAGAATACTCTATCCATCTCCCTTCACCTAATATGTTTTATATGCCTTGCATGTGCTAAAGGCCTTAGACAGGCTTAGTTAAATCTTCAGAACAACTCTATGGAATAGGTGGTGTTTGCTATTCCAGTTTTACAGGTAgtggagaaagggaagaacatatggggaaaattaatgaaatatctaCTATGTGCTTAGACATTTCATATCGACCCTGTAAGTGTGGTTatgtggttggttggttggtttttttttaaatagatgaggAATTGGAAACataaagaggttaaataacttgtctgaGTTATTTAAGTAGTAAATGGCAAACCCACAGTTAAACCCAAGGCTATCTTAGTCCAGTGCTCTTGCATACATATTTGTATCAAAACAAGGGAAGATCAGGGGAGACTCCTTTGAAGAGGCATCTTTTGAATCAGTCCTATTACCATATATACTTAGTTTTTACCACACATGGGttaatcagttttttaaaagatttaaataagattACATGCACTTGTCTCAGAAATTATGCCAAGTAAAACAGACTCTTTGCATTATGGAATATATTGTTATAACCATTAATATTAATGACCACTCAGCAGATTATTGAAAAGCTGGGAGGTTCCAATCGTGTCTTACTTCTCTATTTCCTGTGTCTTATagtctatttattttggaatAGTAATAGCTTCTTGCAAGATTCTTCCTTATGATAAATTCTATTTATGATTAGATCTGTGATAGGTATCTTATATTAGATCTATCTATGGTAAGATTCTATTCTTCCTTATGATAAAGGTGGATGCTCAGACATGTTCTGctgcttgcccaaggccacactaCAGCTTTGACCAATGAAAGCTCAAAGTTGACACTTTACCTTCAGACCCCCTGCTACTTTCCTTTCAAGCATTCTGCATTTATGTCAAGTTCAGTTGTTGTCATAAGGAAAACAGTATATATATGCCATTCTGACCTTTGCAACAACTGTGGAAATAAGACAATGCTGTTAATCTGTCACCtgggctgtgtgatcttgaatgagttatttctcctttctgaaCCTCCTCTGTAAGGTGAGAGACTCCATGATTTCTTGTCACGAATGAAGAAAATCTTCCCCAAACTGGTATCATTAAAACTCCTGCAGATTGGTGCCTTTCTTGGAATAAGGTGGCCAGCCTACTTCTCAGAATGTTTCTCAGAATGTCAAGTAAGCCtgacaaaaacatttatttctttgaagtgTAAATCAATTTTTTATAGGAAGGTTTTATTATGTATTAACAACCAATAGACGGTTCCCCAAGGAGATGTATCAGAATCACAGAAGCATTTTGTCAACATCGTTATATTCTGTACCTTTCCTACTATTAACTGTCACTGGCTGTCATGAGGCACTGTTATTGGTGTGTCACATGAGTTTGGGTAGAAAAGATAACACTTTTTTAGAAATGAATATTATTGAAAtgctcaggtcttttttttaatttacatagaaATCTTTTGTATACATAGtcaaagatacagagagagacaaagctgaTCTAATTCTGTAGCTTTAATAATAAGacataattggggcacctggatggctcggtcggttgagcatccgatccttgatttcggctcaggtcatgatctcacagtttgtgagataaagccctgcttcaggctctgtgctgacagcacagggaacctgcttgggattttctctccctctctctgcccctcccccattctcactgtCGCTCTCGCtgtcaaaataactaaataaacttcaaaaaattattataaaaataagacataaacatTTGACCTCTTTGACATATCTTTCTCCCTTCAACATGGGtaacagctttgttttgttttgttttttatggaaTCTGCACAAATACCTTACCTACTTAGCATTTATTAAATTACCTCCTTGAGCCCCACCCCCCCGTATCTACTGGAATGACACTGTGAAGCTGGAAACCATACCCAGTTCCTGTGTTCTGGTGTTAACAATCTGGCAGCGTATGCTTGAGCGATGATGGCTTGGAGTATGAAGTCACTGGAGTGTGATCAAGTTTCATTCACAAGAATATGAGGGAGCCAGGGACAGAGTCCCATTTTTCACTTGACATTCTATGGAGGATCAGCAAAGGACTAAGTGGATGACATGGAAGTCATTCCTTAAACTTGAGGCCCCAGTGTAACAGAACCCAAGTCCATCTGTCTAGTGCATAGCAAAACCAATCACTGAGACACTGAGTGTGCAGCAAGGAAAGGGTTTCTTCAAGAGGCAGCCAAAGAGGTGGAGGCGGGGCAAGCCTTAAATCTACCTACCCAAGGGAGAGGGTCCAGGATTGCTAAAGGCAAGTGGAAAAGGGTCCGGATAAAGGGGAGAGAAGCTACTGAGGAgtgttattttcctttacttgttCTCAAAGAGGAGGCCAGGGGTCCTGACTGGTTTGGATGGCTTTTTGATGAAATCTTGAGTCTCTGCAAAACAACTGAATTAACACTTGGTTATCACTGGGTGTCAGGCAAGAATATTATGCCATAGAAACAGGGTAGCAGACAGCATGCCTGAGAACTAGCAGATTTGGGTAAAAGAGTTGCAGCCTGGCTTAGCTGCCCTGTTAACTCTTTAGTTACCAGTTACACCAGTAATTAAGGTCTTCTTAAGTAGAAACTACGGAATAAAgcaaaatcaaggaatcaattacaggaagggaggctgggtggcagttttactttgtgtttttaagaGCAAACATGTGCCAATGCTTCCATGAAAAACGGGAGACCGACCCAAGGGaatacgctctctctctcctgctgacACGCTCAGCGTTCTGTGtgtatcttcattttattctcactcttggttttggataaTTCACTAATAGCTAAACAGTCAGTCACTTGATCTCACCCTCCTGTAATTACACAGAAATCTTTGGATCAATTCAAAGAAGCACTTGTCAGAACTGGTGTCCGTGGCCAAAGTGTagggttgaatttttttttttctcctctgcctttttccctccagcccctggctgtATTTCAGTTGCATGGCAACCCATCTACCATGATAGCTGATGtcagctcattttcttttttttttttttctttttttcaacgtttatttatttttgggacagagagagacagagcatgaacgggggaggggcagagagagagggagacacagaatcggaaacaggctccaggctctgagccatcagcccagagcctgacgcggggctggaactcacggaccgcgagatcgtgacctggctgaagtcggacgcttacccgactgcgccacccaggcgtcctagctcattttcatttcaacttgGCCTAGGAAAGTTTTCAAGGAGGGCATCTGAGTTTGTAGAATGCTGGGGCAGGCTCCAGTCTGTGTTACCAAATCAGTGGTAACACTGCATACTAATTGGCTCAGGCAGGTAAATGTAAATGTAGGTGCCACAGGGGATTAGCTTCTGGAACAACTGGCCTTGGGGACTGTATTTCTAACTTTTAGGAGCTTAGCAAATGAGCCTCAGCAATATTTTCTCTGCTGCTAAAGTTCTCTCTGCCCTTTAAAGGAGTTAAGTGTCCAAAATTAACCTAACTCCTGAAAACAGAATTTAGACAAATAGTTTTATGTCTCCTGAAAGGAGGGGCAGCATTTTAACTGGTGCATAAGCCACACTGGGGAGGAAAGACCATTTTATTACTGGCAGGAATGTTTTAGTGTATATGCTAACAAGTGGCAACATATTGAAACTTCTTTAATCCAGTAGAGGGCAGAAGTgaattttagctttttctttctttcttttttaagttttatttatttattttgagagagacagagacagtgtaagtggggaaggggcagagagagaaagggagaaagagaaccccaagcaggctccatgctgcctgcacagagcccaatgcggtgcttgaactcatgaaaccatgagatcgtgacctgagccaaaatcaagagtcggacacttaacctattgagccacccaggtgccccaatttagcTTTTTCTTACCTGGCACATTTGCAAACAAATATACTCAGCCTGTTAATGCACAACTTATTCTGGTTGTCTAGACGGGTCCTTGGTAGTATGCTCAAAGCCAGCTTCATCCTGTTTAGGACAGAAAACAATGTATAGAGTTTTGAGTCATTTATGCCTAAGAGGGAACAGTGATGTGGTATCCAAATTATAATACCACTTCTAATTTGTTCAGctcttatttattaattataatatttcaaCATATCTCCTACATGTATTTATGGCACTCCACAtgctacaatttaaaaatatttgaaataatgacaaattatttcattatcaAATATCCCTCTTTGAAAGCAACTGCCTACCTGTGAGCCCATAAAATAGTGAAAATGATTCTCCCAACCTGTTCTAGATTCTGAGAAGCAAATCTTACCTGTTTATCCTGTAGCTAAAACTTGAGGTGGTGACATTTGTTACATTATAAAGATGAGGTTAATACTGAAACATGGTAACAATTGAGAAATGAATCTTTCTTTGTCTTGGTGTTAATGGTAACTTTTAATCCTTGGTTACTAAATTTGGTTTTTGAAAACCGTTTTTAAAAggaacataggggcacctgtgtgtctcagtcagttaagcctctgagtctagatttctatttctgctcaggtcatgatctcacggttggtgagcagactccgtgctgacatcgcagagcctgcttggaattctctcttcctctctctctctctctctctccctctccctctctccctctctccctctccctctctccctctccctcttcccccctccctctccctctccctctccccctccccctccccctccccctccccctccccctccccctccccctccccctccccctccccctccccctccctctccccccctccctctccctctccctctccctctctctccccccctccctctccctctccctctctccctctcctcccctccctctccctctccctctccctctctctttctctgtatctctctctctctctctctctctctctctctctctctcgctctctctgcccgccccacTCGCCTGCGCATGTGcacacccacactctctctcaaaataaataaataagcattaaaaaaataaaaggaaaaggaagataaattttTCATGCTGACATTGTAGCAAAGGCTGCTTTTGCTTGGTTGGTATGTAATGTCTTACATTAGGTTACTTAGGAACCAGTCCCTGGAATGGAGTTAGGATATTTATTAAGAAACACCCCTGGGATCAGCCACCATGGAAGGGAGGGACCCTAAGGAGGATCAGGCAGAGGGAGAATTCCGGTGTCTTTGAAGACCACAGTGTCTGCCTTAGCtgacccccccacctccacccccgggAACTCTGGATTTGAATGGTTTTTCAGAGTATTCTGAACCGGGGCATTCCCAGATTGATATGTATCCCCATCCTCCCCCCAAGTCCAGGACATGACTTTGGTTGAGCTGGCTCTTGGCAGCCAGTCCTTAAGGGACAGCACGGACAGCAGGAGTGTGAGAAACAGCCTCCAGTCAGGTATACTGGATTCTTTCTAACcaattatggatttttttaaaacaaaagtggtAGCTTGCTATATTCCTATTTATATGTACAGAAATGGCACTAAATGAGAGTTTTTCATGGTTAATGTGGTTTGGAAAATAGGATCTTAAAGAACAGAAGAgagcacatttttatttcatttgagtattaaattctgaaataaaacGGTAGCATAAGCATGTATGCAAGGCTTATCTATTTGCATTTGGATTGTCTTATTAATAATAGGCCATGTTGATTCAAAGTAATTGCAGTGAATAATGGAATTGTAGTTTGTGATAGTTCTTTGCGATCTTTGGAGAAAATTTGTTACGTATGTCACAGAGAGTGATGCTGGCAGGAAGGGCATGGTTGTATGTGGATGGGACAGTCATTTACATTTAGTCTTTATTTAAACAATTCATCCCATTAATGGGTTCAGTCCCTTTAATTCtatctttttgttcctttgtcattTAGTCATACCTTCAGTTCCATTCCCACTgggtacagagcccaatgcctgCCTACCACATAGTGGAGACATagtcctctctctcaaagagcTCACGTTAGCATCCAAAAATCACGTTTTTTATATCACCACACAATTGTACTAGAAAAGCATACCATTTGGGAAGATATTAAGCTCATGATGCAAGACatgagttttctaaaattttgtgtgtgggtttttttttttttttgaaaaccctGGGTTTTTTTCATtggtaataaatatttcagttgttttgtgtgtgtttgtgaagaCAAACTAACTtggttcattttttaatgaaaatgtctaTCAGATACCCACGTCTGAATGCCCATAGTTTATCGtggttttttaaagtaaaaatggtCTTCCACGAACAAAGCAGCTGACAGCCCACAGCTCTAGCATGAACCCTCTTCTTGAGGACAGCTTTTGTATTTCAGTGTGAGGCAGAAGTGCATTCTGGTTGCTTCCCATTTTGTCACACAGCATTAGAGAGGCAGCCCCAGGTGgccccagttggttaagcgtctgactcttgatttctgctcaggtcaggatccatgctgtgttgggctctgtgctgacagtgtggaacctgcttaggactctctctctctctctctctctctctctctctctctctctctgcccctgcccccttctttctctctctcaacacaaataaataaacattaaaaaaattaaaaaaagaaaggtggttCAAGAGTTGGGATTTAATAAAGTTAacccatttcatttttcttttccattaggGATTTTCTGGAgtgaaactgaattttttaaataattttttaattcatttttcattaaaaaaaactttctttaatgtttatttttgagagagagatagagtgcaagtgggggagggcagagagagagagagggagacacagaatctgaagcaggttccaggctctgagctgtcagcacagagccggacgtgaggctcgaagtcacgaactgggacatcatgacttgagctgaagtcggacgctcaaccgactgagccacccaggcgccctttaattttttttttttaatttttttttcaacgtttatttatttttgggacagagagagacagagcatgaacgggggaggggcagagagagagggagacacagaatcggaaacaggctccatccaggctctgagccatcagcccagagcccgacgcggggctcgaactcacggaccgcgagatcgtgacctggctgaagtcggacgcttaaccgactgcgccacccaggcgctccaaatttttttttttttttttaattttagtacagTAAAGAGTCCAAGGACTGCCAGTGTGGTTTAGTGCCACTGTCTTCACGAATGCCTACCAGTTTGTCCCTCCACTTACTTCATACCATCAAGCGTCAGTTCAGGtgtcaacacagtgaaaaaagacaaatgatgtGTTAGTGTTATTGTGGAAAGAGCTGTGACCTCACCACCCCGTGAAAGTGTCCCGCATTCAGTCTCCACAGCCCACGCTGTGAATCACTGGCACAGAGGGATGTTTACGCAGGGCAAACCTAGGGGTGAGGAGGCTGTTTTGGCAAGAGACAAAAGAGGCTGGCTTTGTATGATGACAGCAAAGATGGGGAACAGGAAGGAGTGAGAAATGTTGCAGAGGTTATATAGACAAAATTTGGCTGTAGAAGCCAATGAAGATTAAAGCTTACTGAGGTTTTCAGCCTGGATGATCTAGTGGATGGCGATGCTACTGACCATGGTGATGACGGGGGGAAGGAAGGCCCCTGTTTATGATTGAAAAAGTTACTGCTCTTGCCACAAGAGAAAAGTCTACTGTAATTCTCCCACTCAGTAAAGGATGTTTCTCGCAtgtatgagaaagaagaaaatactgctGGCTGGGTCCGTGTGGCAGCCTGAGATCTGAATTTGCACCGGAAGCGAATAGTGGGTGTTGGAAACTCAGCACGTTCTACATTGATGCCAAAGAGTCTGGTATCTGTGCTTCCTGTAatagtgttttctctttctgcttttctagGAATGGTGCAAAAGCTGGACCAAAAACTTCCAGTGGCCAATGAGTACCTGTTGCTCTCCGGGGGAGTCCGGGAAGGCGTGGTGGACCTGGACTTAGATGAGCTGAATGTCTATGCCCGGGGGACAGACTACGACATGGACTTCACTCTTCTGGTGCCAGCCCTTAAGCTGCATGACCGTAATCAGCCTGTGACACTCGACATGCGCCACTCAGCCTTGTGCCACTCTTGGCTGAGCCTCCGGCTCTTTGACGAGGGGACAATCAGTAAGTGGAAAGACTGCTGCACCATCGTGGATCACATCAACGGTGCCACCAACTACTTCTTCTCCCCAACCAAAGTGGCCGACTGGTTCTATGACTCCATCAGCATTGTCCTCTCGGAGATCCAGAAGAAACCCCAGCGAGGGATGCCAAAGGTGGAAAAGGTAGAGAAGAACGGGACCATCATCTCCATCATTCTGGGAGTGGGAAGCAGTCGCATGTTGTATGATATCGTCCCTGTGGTATCTTTCAAGGGCTGGCCAGCAGTGGCCCAGAGCTGGCTCATGGAGAACCACTTTTGGGATGGGAAGATCACTGAGGAAGAGGTCATCAGTGGGTTTTACTTGGTGCCTGCTTGCTCATACAAGGGTAAGAAGGACAATGAATGGCGGCTGTCCTTTGCCAGGAGCGAGGTGCAGCTGAAGAAGTGCATCTCTAGTAGCCTCATGCAGGCCTACCAGGCCTGCAAAGCCATCATCATTAAACTCCTCTCCCGGCCCAAGGCTATCAGCCCCTATCACCTGCGGAGCATGATGCTCTGGGCCTGTGACAGACTTCCTGCCAACTACTTGGCCCAAGAAGACTATGCAGCGCACTTTTTGCTGGGCCTCATCGATGACCTACAACACTGTCTAGTCAACAAGATGTGCCCCAATTATTTCATCCCTCAGTGCAACATGCTGGAGCACCTATCAGAGGAGACCGTCATGCTCCATGCGCGGAAGCTCTCCTCCGTCCGCTCGGACCCGGCGGAGCACTTGCGCACGGCCATCGAGCATGTCAAGGCGGCCAACCGGCTGACGCTGGAGCTCCAGAGGCGGGGCAGCACCACCAGCATCCCCTCCCCGCAGTCCGACGGAGGGGACCCCAACCAGCCTGATGACCGTTTGGCCAAAAAACTGCAACAGCTAGTGACTGAGAACCCGGGGAAATCCATCTCTGTCTTTATAAACCCTGATGATGTCACAAGGCCCCATTTCAGAATTGATGATAAATTTTTCTGAGCGTTTtgctgcctcccccctcccccacccctttttctGGTTCTCAGACGCTCATCATGTGTAGTGTGGTTTGTGATGCTGACTTTCCGTTTTTTACATATCCAGCCTAGATTGGATCTGTTAAGAACACATTTTAAGTTTCCTGGTTCTGCAGGACGGTGCAGGCTCTGAAACAGTATATTACTATTTCATATTCTGCCTCTgattttgttgtttattatttgtagttattgtcacattggtttttggttttggtttttttaaggaGAACTTGAGCCATAGACGAAAATGCCCATGAATTCTCTTGCTTTTTTACTGTTTCATGCTTTGTGCAAATTTGTTAATGAGGATAGGGCAACAGATCTCTTTCTGACACTTCAGGAttctgttgtgggtttttttgtggggtttttttgtctttttatttaaattttttttaatgagctttcATCACTACAGATATTTGAGAATCATCTGAACCTGGAAACTACCTGGTATGTTAGCTGGGTTTATTCCCTTTGACCAGTGACGGGAGTAGTTTCCCCCTTTTCACCAAACAATGTAGACTTTGGAAGTGATAATGCTACCAGTTGTGTTTTGAAGCAACTTCATTGAATGTAATTGTCCTCAGATCAGAACTTTGGATGGTTTGGAGGGTGTGTTCGACAACTTTCCAAACAGAATTAAGGTTTCCAAATGGTAGTTTTAGCGTGTGTAATTATTTGAAGCCTTATTTAAATCCTATTAAAGAACATACCATTATAATTGTTATTTGCACTAATGAAATCTTGGCCATTGTCAGAGTTCCAGTGTGTGTGTTTCAATAGACATTGACATCCATTGTTGAaatgctatcattttttttttcatttaacccATTTCTCTCGATCAATAGAATGattctttgcatttgttttgttctccttTAATTGTGGGGTCCTGTTTTTCCCTCTTTGATATTCCTGGTTCCTGTCTTACGGAGAGAAGTTTGTAAAGCTTTACACCTGCTAAGTGACCATCCGAAGCTGGGGAAAATATACTTGATAGAGTAGGTGTCTTTGTATGTACTGCTTTTGGGGTTATAGAGGTAAGCTTTTATGTAAAGTCTCTTTGCTTCTACTGGGAGTTGTGGGGAAAACTGGCAGAAAGAATTTATAATCCCTGAATAGAAGACACCATGCCTGTTCAAAAGCAGGTTTTCTATAGAGCAGGAACGAGGACATATCTGTGGGTGGTAGCTTTGTGTGGAGGTGTCTTATCTTCATGAATGAAATCACTTGCCAGGTTTAGATACCACAAGTCACTGGCTCCCTGTTTTGGTATGGACTCATGGCAAACTGTGGTGTCTGAGAGGTCAGGGGCCCAGCTGATATCTCAAAGGATGACCATGATGTCTACTACTGGAAAGGTCAAGCAACAATTTGGATTTGATCTTAAAGGTCCAGACTCACAAGTTGG encodes the following:
- the MB21D2 gene encoding protein MB21D2 isoform X2, whose product is MVQKLDQKLPVANEYLLLSGGVREGVVDLDLDELNVYARGTDYDMDFTLLVPALKLHDRNQPVTLDMRHSALCHSWLSLRLFDEGTISKWKDCCTIVDHINGATNYFFSPTKVADWFYDSISIVLSEIQKKPQRGMPKVEKVEKNGTIISIILGVGSSRMLYDIVPVVSFKGWPAVAQSWLMENHFWDGKITEEEVISGFYLVPACSYKGKKDNEWRLSFARSEVQLKKCISSSLMQAYQACKAIIIKLLSRPKAISPYHLRSMMLWACDRLPANYLAQEDYAAHFLLGLIDDLQHCLVNKMCPNYFIPQCNMLEHLSEETVMLHARKLSSVRSDPAEHLRTAIEHVKAANRLTLELQRRGSTTSIPSPQSDGGDPNQPDDRLAKKLQQLVTENPGKSISVFINPDDVTRPHFRIDDKFF
- the MB21D2 gene encoding protein MB21D2 isoform X1 encodes the protein MKMAAPTASKAASLGCNNKPTFPELDFRSGARVEELNKLIQEFTKHDQREYDDQRALEIHTAKDFIFSMLGMVQKLDQKLPVANEYLLLSGGVREGVVDLDLDELNVYARGTDYDMDFTLLVPALKLHDRNQPVTLDMRHSALCHSWLSLRLFDEGTISKWKDCCTIVDHINGATNYFFSPTKVADWFYDSISIVLSEIQKKPQRGMPKVEKVEKNGTIISIILGVGSSRMLYDIVPVVSFKGWPAVAQSWLMENHFWDGKITEEEVISGFYLVPACSYKGKKDNEWRLSFARSEVQLKKCISSSLMQAYQACKAIIIKLLSRPKAISPYHLRSMMLWACDRLPANYLAQEDYAAHFLLGLIDDLQHCLVNKMCPNYFIPQCNMLEHLSEETVMLHARKLSSVRSDPAEHLRTAIEHVKAANRLTLELQRRGSTTSIPSPQSDGGDPNQPDDRLAKKLQQLVTENPGKSISVFINPDDVTRPHFRIDDKFF